In Elgaria multicarinata webbii isolate HBS135686 ecotype San Diego chromosome 18, rElgMul1.1.pri, whole genome shotgun sequence, the DNA window ctgttggggggtgggggaagagttgtTTTCATGTTTGGTATGTGAATGACACCCTCTACTGTCCGtcttttccatctaaatccaaagaagcatttcagtgggcctgtttgcacatcacaatggCCCACCATGagttaatttacccatgggagCTGTCGCGTTGTGCCAGGCACTCATGGGTGctatttttgcatggtgcccTTGGCACCCAACTTGCCATGTCATGCGAACCTAGGCAGCAAGGGTTTGAGGGTTAACCATAGGTTATTTGAAGGTCGTCTAACCTTCAAACAACTCCTACTGCTTGgatttgcatgtcacaacaaaccatggcaagaTGGGTGCATTGGGTGCCaggcacaacacaacagcccccaCAGGCAAATTAAACCATGGGGAACTGTCACAGATCCTCTTcagtgacacactaagccatggtgattaagcattttgaactaaacagtacagcttagcgtgttgtatgaaccattcctaaaagggttagtggcctgacCATGGCTTAACATCTTGTGTGAACAGGCATGTATTGTGCAAACTCAGGTCGGTGTCTGATGTTGGTAATGacctggatgagggcaaacaagttGAAGCTTGatctagacaagacagaggtgcgcCTGGTCAATTGAAAGGCAGTTCAGGGAATGAGGGGTTAatatggattggattggattggatttatttatttcacagttataccgctcaatagccaaaggtctctgggcagtttacaaaaatgaaggACTCAAGCTCCCAAtctgggtgtactcctggattcaggcCTGAATTTGGATGGCCAAGTTTCAGTGGTGACCAGGATTACATTTGCAGAGCTAAGGCTGGTGCATCAGCTGCACCGTCCCTGGAGGTCTTGGATGTGGCCATGGTTACACATGCCTGAATTTGCATTTCATTTGGGCTACTGTAACACGTTCTATGAATCTGTCTTTGAGAAGTGTTCAGCAAGGTCACCTGTTTGAGAATGCTGCACTCATGCCTTGTATTGCTGCTAGTTACAGAGAGTACATGGCGACTCCCGTGTTACAGCACTGCTTGTGGCTTCTGCTCCACTTCCAAGCACAATTCagagctggttatgacctataaagccgtcTGCCGCTTGGGACCAAGCTCGTGATAAGCCTGCTTGGGTTTtaagaggcccttctctcagtcttgCCAATAACAGGGGCACATTAGCAGGACACAGTAAATTACATTTTTGGTGGCCATTCCTGGGCTCTagaactccctgccaagagagGCCACGTTAGttccattttcatttattatatataccgccccatagccaaacctctctgggcagttaacaaaagaatattaaaatacaaagtacaaaaaaagCATTTATGTAAAAACATATAATCAGATAGCACACATAccaaaaacatacagtatatctAAAAACAAATGACACCCATCTGTGTTGTTGTTCCACTACTAGGCATTTTTACTGACTGACTTTTGGCTTTTAAACTGAGTCGTTTGCTATTTCTTTCTTATTGTTGATGCGTTTTTAACAGATATGTTTTGGAttcatttgtatgttttaatgatAGTGTTATTATTGTTATAGACACCTTGAGTACTATTTTAAGTGAGAAGATGGGCTATCCATTGAATGGATTAGTaaataacacaataaaacaagGCAGTTGTCTCCCAAAGATCTTTTAGGTTCTGAAGAGCTGGAAAAGAAGCACATAAATGGTGAGTTCGCGAAGGACGAGGCGAGCATGGAAGAGGCGAGTGCGGAAGAGGCGAGCGCGGAAGAGGCGAGCGCGGAGGAGGAGGTCGATAGTGCAGTGCAGAAGGGATCCAAGGTGCTCAGTCCACAGCCTGAGGAGTCGCCACCAGAGCtgccccccctgctgccccccagGTCTGAGAACACCCTTCGCAGCAGTGGTAAACTGTGGGAGGCACTTCCAGAAGGCAGCAGCCATTTCACATTATCTTTTAAGATTAAAACTTCTGCTTACTATGTATCATATAGCCATTTTTTAAGTGCACCACCGTTTCAATAATACTTCCTGTGGCTCAGGGGCTTGCAGCTCTGGTTTGTGACAGGAATTTGTGGCAGGGAAGTGTTGCTGCTGGAATTGACCGGTGGCTTTTAGCCAGGATTATGTATAAAAAGAAACTCTGATTCTGTCAttacaataaatacattttgttttcttgtgctCGGAGTATGGTTTACAAAGACTGGTGTTTTTTGGGCAAGGGAAGGCTGCTGGCTCCggttatttccccctcttccttggaACATCACTTCAGCCCTACAGCAACAAGTGTCTCTTGCTGATTTTCCATCTCTGTTACAGAGACTCAGAAGTTTGTGACAGAATGACATCCCCGATCCCTCCAAGTGTTCCCGCTGCCTCTTCCAACCCCTTCTTGGTGAACATTCTCCCTTCCCAAATGCGGAAGCCACCAACACTGGAGGAGTGCGAGGTGGTCATTCGCCAGCTGTGGAACATCAACCATATGCAGATGCAAGAGGTGAggtgcctccctccttccttgggCTCGGGAGTGATGGAGCTGGTCCTGGGAGAGGAACacaggagtcactttctcctctTGTCTTCAGCTGATGTATTTGAGGTCATGTTTGGAAGATATCCACAAGACCAAAAGAATTCCTGAAGATTACATGCTAGCTGGTCAGCTGGGGTAAGCTAGTTTCTGAGTTGCAGGAGGGAGATTATGGGTCAGAAGGGGCTTGAGGAAACTTCCTGGGGTGTTGCTCATTACATGGTGTTCTGTGAGGGGAGGCTTCATTGCATTTGCTCACATGGCTAAAGACGAGTTCACACCTTGGGTTGGGCTTCTTTTCACTCACAAGTCTACTTGAATTAACAACATTACATGCGAGTTGGGAGCTCCCTGATCCTATCTGGGGACCTGACTTCTTTCTCTGAATCTCCAGTGTTTTCGCTAGGACCCTATATTGCTGTGAAGAAGATTTGTGATCTTACCTGCTCAAGGAAGAAGAGAACAGCTGGAAGCAACTGTCTGAATCAAGTTTCTTTTAATACAGACCCTTTTCCATCTCTGCAGACCCCTTCCAGTGTTGGTTTTCATTCCTAGCTTCCATCAGAATTAGcattctcattcatttcattaaCTAATTCTGTTCCTTCCAGCAATTTCAACCTCATTTATATTTGTTCTTAGTAGCGAGGGAGGCGTTTGTTTTACTGCAGCAGGAAATGAAGTTGATATATGCTAGGAATAGATTGCATGAGGGAAAGGCATAGGCACAAGGACAGGATTCTGCCATTAAGATTTCAGAACTGATGGTGTGAATCAGTAAGACATGTCAAGGCAATGTGCAACACAGCTTTTTGCTTTGGTTGTGAAATGTGTTATTCCAAGAGGACCGTTGCAGTGGCTGAAGGATCAAAGGGCAATAATGACCCCTACCCTCTAACAACATTTTCATGCAATTTTAAGTGCATTTTTCCTTATCTATGTTTGCTGCTTCTTTTGAATAGCAGCCAAGTTTGGAGGAAGTCCATAGCATTGCCAAAGTTTTTTTTACATCGTGGGTAAGTCATTGTTCCTTCCCTCTGTTAACCAGGAGAACATTCAAGTAGTGTACAGAGCAAGACAGACAAGGAACCCTCTGAAAGTAGATCTGGCTGCAGCGTGGCCATTGCTGCTGCTCTCCAGCGGAATCTGCATGACCATGCCCTCTTGTGCAGCACTTATTTACCTGCGCTAATCAATACGGTTTATGTTTTAGAAGCCAGGAGACGACGCGATTTCCCAGAGTGAAGAATGTTCCCAAGAAATGGTAAAACAGATTTCTTAGCTTTGCAGAGCCCACCCACATGGGCAACATGGTTTATTGAAGTTGTGAAATTGAAACTCTACCACATAATAACTGAAAAGATTTTCAGGACAGCAAAAGTATATATCGATGTCTGAACCTCTTTTAAATGGTATGCAGGTTAAACAGGTGATGAGGcacaagaagcagaagcaaacccTACTATAGCTCTTGGTTACATTTTTTTCAACTGTTGCTCATGCTCAGCTTTGCCTCTATTTGGACAGAACTTGGAATGACCCCCAAGTACAAGATCTCCTGGGAGGGGGCCCCATCTGGCCTTTTGCTTCAAGGCTTCTGGAGGTGGGGGGGACTGCGCTGATCTCTTTTTTGTCAGGATCAGGTTTTTCCTCTTCCAATTCTGTCTTTTAGGAAGGGGGGtgttgagagaaagagaaactgttTGCTTAATTTATCACTCCCTTGTTGGTTTTTTGCATCTAACATAGAAGCAAAGCACTAGTCAGAATGCTGGAGAAAAACTGAAAATATGCAGGATTGTTTCTGCTGTGTGCTCAGAAAGTGACGCATGTTTGAAGCGGGGGAGCAGCTCCTGTGCCCAGAACCACTTCTGTACAGATCTTTTCTTTCTCGtctcaaattaaaataaaaaatagagtaACATCAGACTGATATAATTGCCACAATGTAGCATGAATTAGTGTCTCTCTCAGAGAAATCTTAAAGACTTTTTGCTCTCTGTTTGAAAAATTAAAAGTCAGCCAAGGCTTGAAAATGATTTCACTCTTCTTAGGGAGAAAACTAGGGACGCTGCCTTTTACAGCAGCCCTTTAGAATAATAGCATGTAGGCACCCTAGTGCCATCCAGgtgtttggactgcaactacgATTAGTCTTAGGTAGCATAGGCAAtggttatgggagctgtagtccaaaatgtatGGAGAGCACTAGGTTACCTACCCAAGATAAGACCAATTTTAGAATATTTGAGAGATGTTGAGAAGCTTATTTAAAAGCATACTTTGGCCTCTCCCTTTGACCTCACCACCTTGTTCTCCAGTAGGATTCTAACACCACTGCCTGCGGCTGAAAGAGCTGTGCTACCAGCACTGAAGCAAACATTAGGAAATGCTTTTGCCGAGAGGCAGAAAAGAGCACAAGCTGTTCAGAGGAACAGGCTCCATCGGACTGCGCTTTAGCAAAGATGGTTCAATTGGGCCCTTTCTGTACTGTCTCAGAAGCTGAGCGGGCCGTCGATGATCTCCGCTTTGCGTACCAGAAGAATTTGCACTGTATATTGTTTCTGGCATTCTTCCCCATGTTTATAAAAAAACCTTCATAATTAACCATCTGTTTTGGCTCATTAAGTTATAGAAAAAAATCAGTGACAACACTTAGTGCCTAGAGATTGGACTACCTCCAGTAACGATAGTTGACTTCAGCATAGAATGTATAGCTCAAGTGGCAGGTAAAGGGACTTGGTGAAAGGTAAACATGAGAGTATGATCTCATACGCTCTGGAACCAGCAGAGGTAGGTTTGGAAGAGAAAGCAAGTGCATGTTCAACACTGGAACAATACATttattacaataaaacaaatgccTTGGTTCATGTATGAAATATTGATACTGTTGTACTGCAGTTAATCTGCTTATTAAGTAAGTTTTTTAATGTCCTCAAATTGACATAGTAATCACACAGATTTACAAACATCACAGCCGTCGAGATGCCGTGTTGAAGAGTGCAAACCAGTATTCAGACTCTGTGAAGTTGGTGGCACAGATGTGTGGAAACAGCAATGCTTCCAAGACTGAAATTCCACAAAGAGTTGAGCATTGGAGGTAGGAGAAGCAGAACCAGGGCTGAGCAAAGAGGCCGCTGTCTCCCCCCACAGATGCAAGAGGACAAGCGGGTCTTCCTCCATCGCCTGGTTGGTTGGCACATCTCTCGGAAGACGCGGGCTGCAACTCCCCTGCCCCATCAGAGAGTGCAGCCCTTGCGGGCTGCAGGCTGCTGCTTCTTGGGGTGGTGTCCAGCCAAACCAAacagacacatacatacatactggcACTGGACAAGGTCTGAAGGACACTGTCCCTTTCTTTATAGTAGGGAGACTCCGTGACAGAAGTCTACACACACTCTTCTCTAAGAAGACATTAAAAAATGCTGCTAACACATCTGCCTCGAGAATCCACCATCTGCATCGTCTACAAAGGCAGAGGAAGCACAAGCACTAAACCTAACACCAGGCTCTTTAACAAAGCTTGATTCCTagtaaacaaaaacaatttaaggCTTCTGCTTCTCATATTCTTGTCCCGTTGGGCTGTGACTTCTCCAGCCAAGGCCCAGCGAAAGGAGAGCAGATGGTGTCAAGCAGCAGAGAGGCAGGCCTGCCGGATACTCTGTGCCCACGTGTTGAGGAGCGCTGTGACAGAGTGCTTGTCAGGAAGCTGCAGCAATTTGGACATCATGTAGCGATACACTGATTGCAAAAAAGGGTTTGCTTctggaaaaacaaaaaagcaggttGGGCCCATGTTTTAAAGAGAAGTTAGAAAAGTGCAATTGAACAATTGCATGCAGAGTTTTTTAATGACTCGTTAAGTGGTGGGCTATCAAGCAAATTGGAGATTCTTAGTTGCGTGGGAAGAGGCTGCAgggctttctctctttcccttattttttaaaaagcccagtcACATGGCTCTCTGGACTGATCCCTTCCACACTGGCTCTAGGTCTTAAGATCAGAGAAAGTTGGAAACTGCACAGCCACCATTCTGCAAAAACGTGCACGTGTTCACAACTTCAGTCTCCCAATCAAACAAGAACTTCCTAAACTGGGAATCTCCACTTCCGAAGCTTAAAAGCATGTGGCCAGTTTTCTTGTAAAAGCTTGGGAAGTGCTGACGTAGGATGGCCTTGCACCAGACTTCTCtttgctgctcccccccccttaaCATACCCATTATCCCATAACGCCAGGAGACCCAACTTTACCTCTTCTCTTCCTATGACAAAGCAAATCCACACACAGAAGAGAGGATGGGGGCCTGTAGTGAGTGGCCCAATGCCAAGCCCTGGAGCATCATGAGGCAACAGCAAACCCCAAACCAGTTGCAAGGCTTAAGGtacatgctcccccacccccaccctcccggCTTTCTCATACTTTCCTACCATATTGTTGAGGGTTATCAATCCACAGGGGGCTCTGATCTGGATAATCAGCTGGGACACTGAGCTGTAGTGGTGGAACATTTGGAAGGTTTTTGTCATCTAAAACAAGACATTTAGCATTACTTAGAAAATATTTTGCAAAAACAACGTAAAAGGTTGAATGTAGAGCTAGTAGTAACTCAGAAGCCCTGGCATTCCTTTCTGCAACTGGCATCCCAACCATCAAGGCTTGGTTAGAATCCTCAGCTTCTCTCCCTTAGACAACTTTCTAGCCCTCACCAAGCAATGGTCCAATTGTGCTTCTGCCACTGCTTGGCTTCCGTTATTCTGCAGCGTTATGAGGCCCCTTGAGTGCGTTTGAACCCAGAGCTGCCCTTCCTTGGTGCTTACCTAGCTTGCATATGAGATGGACTGTGCCATTGTTGCTGCAATGGGAGGGATCCAGGTTCACCAAGAACTTGGGGTTTAATCTCGCAACCTCCCCTTGTAATACATTTGGTATGGTTTGCCTTTCATCCTCTTCATACTTGCGCTTCCGAGGTGAAGTAATTGGGGCCCTGTGGAGGAAGATCCACCCAGACAATCAATTTCAGTTTCCATTCAAGTTTCTAATTAATGTCACACACAGAAAGAGCTATCCATTAACAACTGGCCTACCAAAAATACAAAAGCAACAGATTCTAGGAAAAAGTCAAAACAAATTCCAGAGGGGCAGCTATGTTAGTTCGTTGCTACAAACACAAGTCTCTGGGCGCATTAATTAGGAAGGAACAAAGAAATGAGATCCAGGGCTCTGGGTTCTGATCATTCTCAGTACCTGCAATCTCTTAGCCATGGCTTTGGCAGCAGAAGCCAAAGCAACCATACGTACATGATGGGTGGCCCATGGATGGCTGTCATAGCTGGCATGAAGGTCCGGTAGAGGGAATGATTGAAGACTGGTGAACGGATATTTGCCAGGACTGCATCCAGGAGGGGTTGGCACAAGTACTGCTGCTTCATGGGAGgaactgcagggggtgggggagtgggctgGAAGACGAGAGGGGGGCACTTttgacacacacagacacacacactgtgcaaTGCTGCCTAGGGAAGATCAGTCCATTTCCTTTGCTTGAGCTCAGACAACGCCAGGAGCTTCATGAGGTGAGCATCAAGGGCAAAGACgggaaggcaacctggtgtcctctggacAGTAAGCgtggccaggggtgggggggagagatctgCTCCTGACTCACTTGCTCTGCTTGGCCTTGGGTCTTGCCAATGGTCAAcacgcccccctccctgcccttacCCGCTCCCTAATGGAGGTCGTCCTGGgcactgctcctcctcagccagaCTGGGGGCCCTGGCTGGGGACTGCACTCCCACCAGTAATCCTTCCCCACATGCAGTGCCTACCACAGCCATGTCATTCTTGAGCTTCTCCAGAGCAATTTCACATTTCTGCAAAGTCTTCAGAGGACAGCTGGGAAGCAAAGAAGGAAGGAGTCAGAGACGGTCTCCGAGCAGATGGTTTTCTGTTTCTGGCGAAAGCAGAGGGACCCCCCTCAATTCCCCAGATGAGCATGGCAGAAGCAAGTGCACCAGCCGCTAGCGCACAGGTGAACTTGCTGCAACCAGCAGCTTAGCTGGCAGTTCTTGGAGGAGGCTGCTCTATATGGCGGGCAGAAGAGAGGCCAGGAAGAATGATGCCTCCTCATGGAAGCTTGCCCCGCTGTGTGGGGATTTGGGGTCTCTGCTCAGTCGCTCTGCTCCGGAGCAGGGGTGACACTGGGGGCTGCAGCAAGCCAACCAGGAAGCCATCTCCTACAGAGAGGGGCCCTCCTGCCACCAACCAGGGACAAGGCGTGCTGGAGCCAGGGCTGTGCGTGCATGGAGACTCCGCATGAGCCCAGCTAGTCCTCACCTCCTCACCTCGCTTAGGACAACTCAGGATTCAGGGGAAGGAAAGCAGCAGGAGAGGGTGGGTGAAAATGGGCACAAACCAACCATTTACCGTTTGGACGGATCAGTCAAAATGTCCAGGAGGCTTTTCATCTTACTCAGGTCCTTCTTCCTGTCTGAATTGAAAAAGCAAGATATTCCTGAAAAGAACAGTCTTTCAGTTTAGAGAGGCACCAGACTGGTACTCATTTCCATTTTCCCCCTTGTTTATGGCTAACAGGCTTAGAAATTCATAAACTGTAAAATACTGCCAAGGCAGCATCATAAAACACTATGAATAGGTttgtataataaaacaacccaccatgggcagCTAGCCATGGTGGGttctcgtgttgtctgaacctggagtgtttttccccccaacaaACCATAACAAGAACATGATTTAGGGTTATTCTTGCCTATGATGGGTTGTTGAGTCATCCAAAACCAGGAGACCTATTCTATTGTGGGTTGCGGAGATCAGTTACAGAGCCAGTCAGCAAGAGGCAAAAGAACTCTTGCTTTTCGTGATGTTGCCAGTGACGGCCCTTCCACCAATGCTGAAATGGCAGTTTGGAAGGGCTGTCACTTATTCCCCGGCATATAGGTGCCTCAAAAATGCACACTTGGGggttgtgatttattttttttgtcaGTCTCGCACAAGTGTACAAACTTACAGCTGTCCAATATGTGTGGTCTTGCCTAGTCAATTTCCTTGTCTGGTTCCGCTATGAAGGGAGCAGTGAAAGGGAGTAGGTGACatacaaggaaactgacaagAGAGGTTGCATGTCAGCTTATTTGCATACAGCTAGGAAGGACTTGAGAGAGAAATATTAGTTAGGGAAAGGAGGGAACCAACAGCGCAATTCTGAAGCACTGAAATATGGGGAAGCAGCCAAGGGAGTAAGTGCGCTAAAGGAAGGGGGGCGCAGGGGGCAGATGACAATGACTCCCCCCTGACAACATCGCCCTCTCAATTCTAAGTGTTGGACTGACACTTCCCAGTCTCCCCCACTTTTTCCAAATGCTCCTCTGATTCTCCAGCTATTCCAGAAATGAGATATTAACCTTTTGGAGACAGGAAATATTTTTCAGAAACAGGTGATATTAACTCCTCCCTGCTTTTCGTGGCGCTTCCTCCTGAGGTTACTGCAGTTATAAAATCCTGAGAGGGCAACTGCATAGGAGAGAAAAAACGCCgtgtgagcgagcgagcgagcgagtgagtGAGTGTAAGTGCTCCTGGTGCACCACTTGCTCCATATCTCATTCCGCCGCCctcaaaaggattttttttaaaaaaaatatgcctggaatatttgcacattttggcaAGACTGGGAAGTACATGGAAGGGGAACATACGCAAATTTAAGGGTTGGGAAGTGAATGGAGGGGAAATCTGTGCATCTGCATTGTTCTATTTGCCTACATGTCTGCATTTTTTACAAAACTGTTAGGGAGCCATAAAagtggtggtgttggtggtggtggttaatatctcccctttctggagCAGCTGGAGAGTCAGTGAAGTGTTGAAAATCCAGGAGAAACTGAGCAGTCCCAGTTCAATGCTCAAAACCAAAAGGATCATGTCACTGCGCCGTCCCCCCGTCCTTTTGTTTCTCTCATTACAGGTACTTCCGAATTGTGCTCCCTTACTATTATTTCTCCCTCAGTCCTTCACAACTATATGCAGATTATCCAATATGTCATTTTGTCAATTGCCTTGTAGAAGTGCGCACTTGTGCAAGACTGACAAAAAATGCTAACAAAAAATTCCAATTCCAATTGTGCATTTGTGAGgcacagatatattttttttaaaaaaaactgggacCGAAAATGGGTAACGATCAGAATGACTCCAACTgcacaaagcaaaagcaaaagccaGGGAATGAAAGGGGGGCAGTGATcgaagcagggaggggagacaAGATGGGGCTTGCCTCAAAGTCCCCTGGGATATGTGCCAGAACTAGCGGGAGGATGGAGTGGGAGAACAAGCCCGGCCGTcgcagggtggcttagcatgatgtatGAACCTGCCTTATCACAATATCGGTCAGAACAGTAGCCAGGGAATCAAGCTCATCAgcagtttttgtgtttttttgcgtTTTAATATCCATCAGTTCTGCCTCTGCAAAAGGCCTCCTTCAAGACCCAGGTTTCATCTGACAGTATGAGGCATGTAGTGTTGGGGTCACAGTGGCTGCCCTTCATGGTCCTGGCATTAACCTTCACATTCTTTCTACCAGTTTCATTTTCACAATTGCACCCAGATACTCAATACACCTGCTACATGTTTGAGGGGAGAGGAGCAGATGAGAAAGGAACTTTGGGGCAAGATTGTGAAGCAGTCACGTTTAGCCTCTACAAAATAAAACTGGCTGGAAAAATAAAACTGGTTGCCAATGTCACATGTCACTAGCAATGGCACAAATGTCACTAACAATGGCACAGCTCTGGTTTGAAGAAAAGGCTGtgccaaaggaggagggaaaagaggaaggggagcagcagccctgcccagACACATCACGCGGACGTCTTTCCAATCCAGGTTGCCATGATCCAAAGAACAGCCCAGGAACACATGCTGCAGCACTGCCACCACTTGCAACTCCAGCAGCACGCAGCCCAAGAAAACAGTCCGCTCGCATGCACCCTTTCGGGTGGCCCCTCTCCTCTGCTGCCCTGTAGAGGCCAAGAAGGCTGCTGCAGCCCTCAGGGTGGCCCATTGTGTGCAAGGCCAGCCCAGAGCTCCCAAGGCCATTCAGCCACAGAAGGCATCTCTGCACAGATCCAAGCCATTAATTCTTACCCAGTTTCTGTCTCCCTTTACTTCCAGGGTGGCAAGATGGGGTTTATTAATGACTTTGCACATGAAAAGGGCTCAGTTTGCAAGTAATATGGCAGCTAGTACAAAGCAGCATGCTTCACCTGGATTGCCAGGTCAGGACCTAGGGCACATCCTGGTCATGCAGTGATCAAAAGTACTGCTCACGGCTGGGTAGAAGCACCTGCCAGCACCTGCACAGAAGCCACCTGGGCCTGCCAAGGACAGAATCCCCACACACATCCCAGGATCTTCCAGAAAGGGTGAACTCATGCCAAAGTGCCTCTATACCCAAATTCCAAGGCTATGGAATTTGGCTTATGGTCAACACAGCCATCTTGGCTTTCTCTAACCAGAGGATACCAACCAGCATGTGTAACCCACAAGGCAGATGAAGGCCCAGCAccttcttccccatcccaaaTTAATGAAGACAATAGACCACTGGAAAGACGCACCTTCATTCTTATCAATCTTGTTGATCATCCTCCGCAAAGGCTCAATGTACTTGGACAGCTGCTTGAGTTTCTCCAGGTACTGCTGCTCCTCAGACTGGCTGGAGCTCGCTGGGCTCATGACGGAGTTGGGATTGCCTTTGAGGCAGAAAGGTTACAGGGTAAGGCGCccaggaggaggaaggcaggcCAGGAGCCGTCCCATCATGGTCTGGCTTAAATCTCCGCCCCTGCATGCAGCACACTGCTCTGCCTTGCTTATTTTCTTCCACCGCCACCACCCTACTCCTGTAGATGACTTGGTGCTTCAGGATCTGGGACAAGGTCTTCCTTTGTCCTGGAATAGGCACTACTTGCATAGCAAAGCATCACCAACTACCTTGCGTATATAACAAATGTTCATCCTTCTCACCAAACCTTGCTAAAAAGAAATAATCCCCAGTTCCCACCAAACTCCAATACTGCACTCCTGCAAATCAGCTATATTTACGTCAAGTTGCACTGGGGGCACAGATTTGGGAGTCCTTGGGTAAAGAAGGGAGGGGGCGAGGCTTTGCTCACGCAAGCCCTGTGCAGATTACCTGGTGTGTTTAGCGGCCCTGGCGACGGGACGCTGAAGTTCTGGGGGGTTCGTGCAGCTGCTGGACTCTGAGAGGGCTGTGGAGATGGGCTGGGCAGGAAGCTGCTGGGAGATGGGGCTGGACCAGagctggaagaggaggaaggagacgTTTCCAGACATTGCCCCACATCAGAAACCTGCCTCCCAGAGCTAGAACCTCTTCTTGTTCCCACCTCAACGCTCACCTGACATTGGAGTTGGGCTGAGAAGTGGGCTGCCCAGGCTGGGGAGAAGGCTGTGGCTGAGGTGGTGGAGGCATTGGCTGGGGCGTCTGGGCTTGCTGGACTGGCgaaggggaagacatcatggtGATGCTACTCTGGCTGACCTGGAACAAAGCGACACGTGTTGGCATGAGAAGCCTCTGGAGCCCAACTGGGTGGCGGCACCGTGG includes these proteins:
- the LOC134410860 gene encoding coiled-coil domain-containing protein 74B-like, with translation MQTGSGFPPLGNLPHWSRVGQPERGGWSGAAAPPHHPPPPAAAASSGAETWRRAAADLERSLKFLQQQHAETLQKLHQEIDLLKRQNQDLHYQLIMHPVLQKTDFFSSTLSGKSHRRSSSKRKTACSLKIAEEQREKDLLGSEELEKKHINGEFAKDEASMEEASAEEASAEEASAEEEVDSAVQKGSKVLSPQPEESPPELPPLLPPRDSEVCDRMTSPIPPSVPAASSNPFLVNILPSQMRKPPTLEECEVVIRQLWNINHMQMQELMYLRSCLEDIHKTKRIPEDYMLAGQLGSQETTRFPRVKNVPKKCRILTPLPAAERAVLPALKQTLGNAFAERQKRAQAVQRNRLHRTAL